From Scylla paramamosain isolate STU-SP2022 chromosome 16, ASM3559412v1, whole genome shotgun sequence, one genomic window encodes:
- the LOC135107846 gene encoding dynein intermediate chain 2, ciliary-like: MWKTAMGKITHSRPSPSPSALMEATETLRKSSQPMLMRLKMMVKLAKLLGRDTTSSSSTSSKRRPRKRVIDTRAKPSAKLRQARILNKMRSALGRKPRKSRKPKSFLWERAQQAVTTTGRGRPTWDLLLPENVEPENEPEITIELTSKVERPRSTFVIYNFTSGYFEEVVEDEPLLDLLTLHSSVTLKEDLDKALHRFGLQWSDSEDSSLEQLAEDSRRELEEVYRGVVTREELARIDMQPNPFNYSDRVSQTTPNPTKELAMQTEPPPPYRFSVNVGEGDIYAAYESDQLALQRFEQEKEEKRKDKDAKKVVVDPLVVLGIERLGGKKGSKGGDSGMSLYQADLGELRKVACVVERMVTQNIYDDISQDFKYWEDGSDEYHPLQGSLLPLWKFRPEICRNFIVSDLCCSPVFPDLFAAAYTAGDSREENAGLLCVFTLKNPASPERVYHTPCGVTSLHFHPQIGRLLAAGWSDGRVVLYDVSSTTPCALSCTTTSGKHLLPVTQVQWLETTPGEDVTFFSVSQDGRMTQWHMRDSCRLVHADVFEPHLPHTLGFEGVITCLAVRPDGEGIVLLGLESGAVFQCSIVCASHSLYHYPAHTSMVRGLAWNTHHPNVFLSCSLDWSIKVWLQLFTAPLVVLDVGGAVAGLAWSPYNSSVLVAITDECRAYVFDLSVRVCTPLCVQSMAQRRPLTASCVTFSPFYPIIFIGGEKGHLASFKLSPNLRRVQREVRDGEPQDKKEIELSKIERVIATNR, translated from the exons GAAGTCCTCTCAACCCATGCTGATGAGACTCAAGATGATGGTCAAGCTGGCTAAGCTCCTTGGACGTGACACAACTTCCTCCTCGTCTACCTCCTCCAAGCGAAGGCCGAGGAAGAGAGTGATCGACACTCGCGCCAAGCCTTCCGCCAAGCTGCGCCAAGCAAGGATACTCAATAA GATGCGCTCGGCCCTGGGAAGGAAGCCACGCAAATCGCGCAAGCCAAAATCATTCCTGTGGGAGCGAGCGCAGCAGGCAGTGACTACCACAGGGCGCGGGCGACCCACCTGGGACCTCCTGCTGCCTGAGAACGTGGAG CCTGAAAACGAGCCTGAGATCACGATTGAACTTACCTCGAAGGTGGAAAGGCCGAGGTCGACCTTTGTGATATACAATTTCACGAGCGGTTACTTCGAGGAGGTGGTCGAGGACGAGCCCCTTCTTGACCTGCTCACCCTGCACTCCTCTGTGACGCTTAAGGAGGACCTCGACAAAGCCCTTCACCGCTTCGGGCTCCAATGGTCCGACTCGGAAG ACTCAAGCCTGGAGCAGCTGGCGGAGGACTCGAGGCGGGAGCTGGAGGAGGTGTACAGGGGCGTGGTGACGAGAGAGGAGCTGGCCAGGATTGACATGCAGCCCAACCCCTTCAATTACAGTGATCGAGTGTCCCAGACCACCCCCAACCCTACCAAG GAGCTGGCGATGCAAACGGAGCCACCACCCCCTTACCGCTTCTCAGTGAACGTGGGTGAAGGGGACATCTACGCCGCCTACGAGAGTGACCAGCTCGCCCTTCAGCGTTTcgagcaggagaaagaagagaagagaaaagacaaggatgCAAAAAAAGTG GTTGTGGACCCTCTGGTGGTGCTGGGAATTGAAAGATTAGGCGGGAAGAAAGGCAGTAAAGGTGGAGATAGTGGAATGAGCCTGTACCAAGCCGACCTCGGGGAGCTGCGGAAGGTGGCATGCGTGGTGGAAAGGATGGTGACGCAAAATATATACGACGACATATCCCAAG ATTTCAAGTATTGGGAGGATGGAAGTGATGAGTATCACCCACTGCAGGGCTCTCTCCTCCCATTATGGAAGTTCCGTCCTGAGATTTGTCGCAACTTCATTGTTTCAGACCTCTGCTGCAGCCCTGTCTTCCCTGACCTCTTTGCTGCTGCCTACACAG CTGGTGActcaagagaagaaaatgctGGCCTTCTTTGCGTGTTCACTCTTAAAAATCCAGCCAGCCCTGAACGTGTCTATCACACTCCCTGTGGTGTTACATCCCTACACTTCCATCCCCAG ATTGGCAGGCTCCTAGCAGCTGGGTGGAGTGATGGGCGAGTGGTGCTGTATGATGTGAGTTCCACTACACCTTGTGCTCTCTCCTGCACCACTACCTCTGGCAAGCACCTTCTCCCTGTCACTCAG GTCCAGTGGCTAGAGACAACACCTGGAGAGGATGTCACCTTCTTCTCAGTGTCACAAGATGGACGCATGACACAGTGGCACATGAGGGACTCCTGTCGCCTTGTGCATGCAGATGTGTTTGAACCCCATTTGCCTCACACCCTTGGATTTGAAG GTGTGATCACATGCTTGGCAGTGAGGCCAGATGGGGAGGGCATAGTGCTCCTGGGCCTTGAATCTGGGGCAGTGTTCCAGTGTTCCATAGTGTGTGCAAGTCACTCCCTTTACCACTACCCAGCACACACCTCTATGGTGCGTGGCCTGGCCTGGAACACTCATCATCCTAacgtcttcctttcctgctcaCTTGATTGGTCCATCAAAGTCTGGCTCCAGCTTTTCAC AGCTCCACTGGTGGTCCTGGATGTGGGAGGAGCAGTGGCTGGGTTGGCATGGTCACCTTACAACAGCAGTGTTCTAGTAGCAATAACAGATGAATGCCGTGCATATGTGTTTGACCTATCAGTGAGAGTGTGCACACCATTGTGTGTGCAGTCCATGGCCCAACGCCGGCCTCTTACCGCCTCTTGTGTCACCTTTAGTCCCTTCTATCCTATCATCTTTATAGGTGGGGAAAA aGGGCACTTGGCATCATTTAAACTCTCACCAAATCTGAGGAGAGTTCAAAGAGAGGTTAGAGATGGCGAACCtcaagataagaaggaaattgAGCTCAGTAAGATTGAAAGAGTCATTGCAACCAACAGGTGA
- the LOC135107848 gene encoding uncharacterized protein LOC135107848 isoform X2: MASIGAPVCVVRRYKPEDTAAAQDIMTKTVMETVSDYFWSAIFTEVLPQVALLTIAFSYIGLGVPFYFCLLGIPTAIVIIYAVIWLAHMSKALEVGQEMTNIPRLFLEHPDRCFWVAEVLECSEASELDSFMNKMKKVEYHFMSEEESSAREAELRGTRRHVVGLLGLTKSMRGGMKGWLRHLAVKKAYRRRGIAQRLLDEAIHFSTEHCLDEIELVATECHHKARELFYKKGFEVQHTYFKYYFNVQQPLYIFNLPVKPPKAELSEISSS; encoded by the exons ATGGCGAGTATTGGGGCGccagtgtgtgtggtgaggcgaTACAAGCCTGAAGACACGGCTGCGGCACAAGACATAATGACCAAAACAGTAATGGAGACAGTCAGTGATTACTTCTGGAGTGCTATTTTCACGGAAGTCCTCCCTCAG GTTGCTCTTCTGACCATTGCTTTCTCCTACATTGGATTGGGAGTAcccttctatttttgcctgctTGGAATCCCTACAGCTATAGTAATCATATATGCTGTAATCTGGCTAGCTCACATGTCTAAG GCCTTGGAGGTGGGACAGGAGATGACCAACATCCCCCGGCTTTTCCTGGAACACCCTGACCGGTGCTTCTGGGTGGCTGAGGTGCTGGAGTGCTCAGAAGCAAGTGAACTTGATTCTTTCATGAACAAGATGAAAAAG GTTGAATATCATTTTATGAGTGAGGAGGAATCAAGTGCCAGGGAGGCAGAGCTGAGGGGAACAAGAAGACATGTGGTGGGCCTTTTAGGACTTACTAAGTCTATGAGAGGTGGAATGAA AGGTTGGTTGCGACACTTGGCTGTTAAGAAAGCTTATAGACGCCGTGGTATTGCTCAGAGACTTTTGGATGAAGCCATCCACTTCTCCACTGAACATTGCTTGGATGAGATTGAGTTAGTTGCAACAGAGTGTCACCACAAG GCACGAGAGCTATTCTACAAGAAGGGATTTGAAGTCCAGCACACTTACTTCAAGTATTACTTCAATGTGCAGCAACCTTTGTACATCTTTAACTTGCCTGTAAAACCCCCCAAGGCAGAACTGTCAGAAATATCTTCATCTTAA
- the LOC135107848 gene encoding uncharacterized protein LOC135107848 isoform X1, with protein sequence MASIGAPVCVVRRYKPEDTAAAQDIMTKTVMETVSDYFWSAIFTEVLPQVALLTIAFSYIGLGVPFYFCLLGIPTAIVIIYAVIWLAHMSKALEVGQEMTNIPRLFLEHPDRCFWVAEVLECSEASELDSFMNKMKKEHSRCVEYHFMSEEESSAREAELRGTRRHVVGLLGLTKSMRGGMKGWLRHLAVKKAYRRRGIAQRLLDEAIHFSTEHCLDEIELVATECHHKARELFYKKGFEVQHTYFKYYFNVQQPLYIFNLPVKPPKAELSEISSS encoded by the exons ATGGCGAGTATTGGGGCGccagtgtgtgtggtgaggcgaTACAAGCCTGAAGACACGGCTGCGGCACAAGACATAATGACCAAAACAGTAATGGAGACAGTCAGTGATTACTTCTGGAGTGCTATTTTCACGGAAGTCCTCCCTCAG GTTGCTCTTCTGACCATTGCTTTCTCCTACATTGGATTGGGAGTAcccttctatttttgcctgctTGGAATCCCTACAGCTATAGTAATCATATATGCTGTAATCTGGCTAGCTCACATGTCTAAG GCCTTGGAGGTGGGACAGGAGATGACCAACATCCCCCGGCTTTTCCTGGAACACCCTGACCGGTGCTTCTGGGTGGCTGAGGTGCTGGAGTGCTCAGAAGCAAGTGAACTTGATTCTTTCATGAACAAGATGAAAAAG GAACATAGCCGCTGT GTTGAATATCATTTTATGAGTGAGGAGGAATCAAGTGCCAGGGAGGCAGAGCTGAGGGGAACAAGAAGACATGTGGTGGGCCTTTTAGGACTTACTAAGTCTATGAGAGGTGGAATGAA AGGTTGGTTGCGACACTTGGCTGTTAAGAAAGCTTATAGACGCCGTGGTATTGCTCAGAGACTTTTGGATGAAGCCATCCACTTCTCCACTGAACATTGCTTGGATGAGATTGAGTTAGTTGCAACAGAGTGTCACCACAAG GCACGAGAGCTATTCTACAAGAAGGGATTTGAAGTCCAGCACACTTACTTCAAGTATTACTTCAATGTGCAGCAACCTTTGTACATCTTTAACTTGCCTGTAAAACCCCCCAAGGCAGAACTGTCAGAAATATCTTCATCTTAA
- the LOC135107834 gene encoding dnaJ homolog subfamily C member 21-like has protein sequence MNDTELANYYEILGVTRDASEAEVRKAYHKLAIHWHPDKNPDNTVEATRKFQLLQVAESTLLDPEKRAHYDYHLHRLRKERTRHHQEDRKLSKKEYTEKNNDSDIKRKVHKKKEFEPFHYHELKRREKRYNKEH, from the coding sequence ATGAACGATACAGAGCTGGCAAACTATTATGAAATATTAGGGGTAACTCGTGATGCCTCTGAGGCCGAGGTGAGAAAAGCTTATCATAAATTAGCTATACACTGGCATCCTGATAAAAACCCAGACAACACCGTTGAAGCCACCAGAAAATTTCAGCTCCTTCAAGTGGCAGAGAGCACACTCCTCGACCCTGAGAAGAGGGCTCATTATGATTACCATCTGCATAGACTCCGCAAAGAGAGAACGAGGCACCACCAAGAGGATAGAAAACTGTCTAAAAAGGAATACACCGAAAAGAATAACGACAGTGATATAAAACGTAAAGTACACAAGAAAAAGGAATTTGAACCTTTCCATTATCATGAACTTAAGAGGCGAGAAAAAAGGTACAACAAAGAACATTAA
- the LOC135107849 gene encoding histone H2A-beta, sperm-like, protein MSGRGKASGGKKKSRSNRAGLQFPVGRIHRLLRKGNYAERVGAGASVYLAAVLEYLAAEVLELAGNAARDNKKSRIIPRHVQLAIRNDEELNKLLSDVTIAQGGVLPNIQAVLLPQKTSTNPKQTSQSQEY, encoded by the exons ATGTCTGGCAGAG GCAAAGCCAGCGGTGGCAAAAAGAAGTCACGGTCTAACCGTGCTGGCCTCCAGTTTCCAGTAGGCAGGATACACCGACTGTTGCGCAAAGGGAATTATGCAGAGCGAGTCGGTGCTGGAGCATCCGTGTACCTAGCGGCTGTGCTGGAGTACCTTGCTGCTGAAGTTTTGGAATTGGCag GTAATGCTGCCCGGGACAACAAGAAAAGTCGCATAATCCCTCGCCATGTACAGCTAGCTATCCGCAATGATGAAGAACTCAACAAACTCCTGAGTGATGTCACAATAGCTCAA GGAGGAGTGCTACCCAACATTCAAgccgtcctcctccctcagaaGACATCTACCAACCCCAAACAGACCAGCCAGTCCCAGGAATATTGA